A genome region from Nicotiana tabacum cultivar K326 chromosome 13, ASM71507v2, whole genome shotgun sequence includes the following:
- the LOC142168049 gene encoding uncharacterized protein LOC142168049 encodes MNYVGFIGIMEPMQKAKKLETYMRKIGMLQAFSNVSNKIWVFIDEDHGVDIIIDMEQQMTLKFTNLETKKCVMVTFVYAKCNAIECIELWDNMYVIASEMSLPWLVGGDFNVIWDKEEKFGELKRIVSLKDWIDAWLIWNLPTVEVTHLSKIGSDHSPMMLSWDPFILFNHKLKKLKKTLSTWSRTTYGGIFQKISSLEEVVLVHEAQFERHPMIKIEKGCRRNTKFFHAKVNERQRRLQLKRVQNSDGNWLENNVDMAEEAVRFFQSHFHEETIPTSFGILDHVPMMVDSTQNMELVQQPTKEEVKHAIFSLNGASAGGLDGFSGCFFHAC; translated from the exons ATGAACTACGTTGGATTCATAGGAATTATGGAACCAATGCAAAAAGCAAAGAAACTTGAAACATATATGAGGAAGATTGGAATGCTCCAAGccttttcaaatgtgtcaaacaAAATATGGGTGTTTATAGATGAAGATCATGGGGTTGACATAATAATTGATATGGAACAACAAATGACATTGAAGTTTACAAATTTGGAAACTAAAAAATGTGTCATGGTCACTTTTGTATATGCAAAATGTAATGCAATTGAATGTATTGAACTGTGGGACAATATGTATGTCATTGCCAGTGAGATGTCCTTGCCGTGGCTTGTAGGTGGGGATTTTAATGTTATATGggataaagaagaaaaatttg GAGAGCTGAAGAGGATTGTATCTTTAAAAGATTGGATCGATGCTTGGCTAATATGGAATCTGCCTACTGTAGAGGTTACTCATTTGTCAAAAATAGGGTCTGATCACAGCCCTATGATGTTGTCAT GGGATCCATTTATTCTGTTCAACCATAAGctcaagaaattgaagaaaacactGTCAACTTGGAGCAGAACAACATATGGTGGCATTTTTCAGAAGATTTCAAGTTTAGAGGAGGTTGTATTAGTACATGAAGCTCAATTTGAAAGGCATCCTATGATCAAAATAGAGAAAGGCTGTAGAAG GAATACGAAATTCTTCCATGCAAAAGTCAATGAAAGACAAAGAAGATTACAATTGAAAAGAGTGCAAAATAGTGATGGTAATTGGTTAGAGAACAATGTAGATATGGCTGAAGAAGCAGTGAGATTCTTCCAGTCTCATTTCCATGAAGAAACAATTCCCACATCTTTTGGGATTCTAGATCATGTTCCTATGATGGTGGACAGTACACAAAACATGGAGTTGGTCCAGCAACCTACAAAGGAGGAAGTTAAACATGCAATATTTAGTTTAAATGGGGCTAGTGCAGGAGGTCTTGATGGATTTTCTGGGTGCTTCTTTCATGCTTGTTAG